Proteins encoded together in one Telopea speciosissima isolate NSW1024214 ecotype Mountain lineage chromosome 6, Tspe_v1, whole genome shotgun sequence window:
- the LOC122663714 gene encoding probable prefoldin subunit 5, translating to MASKGAAGVVRVPEMEKLSLEQLKGLKEQSDLEVNLLQDSLNNIRTATVRLEMASNALHDLSLRPQGKKMLVPLTASLYVPGALDDADKVLVDVGTGYFIEKTMAEGKDYCERKINLLKSNYEQLIEVASKKKSIADEAGVMLQAKLRQVAPTT from the exons ATGGCGTCTAAGGGAGCAGCAGGAGTTGTTAGGGTtccagagatggagaagttgaGTTTGGAACAGCTGAAAGGTCTGAAAGAACAATCAGACCTAGAGGTAAATCTCCTTCAGGACAGCTTGAACAACATTAGAACAGCCACCGTTCGTCTCGAGATGGCTTCCAACGCCCTCCATGATCTCTCTCTCCGTCCtcaag gGAAGAAAATGTTGGTACCTCTAACGGCTTCGCTCTATGTTCCGGGGGCACTCGATGATGCAGATAAAGTACTTGTCGATGTTGGCACTGGATACTTCATTGAG AAAACAATGGCTGAAGGCAAGGATTACTGTGAGCGGAAAATAAACTTGTTGAAATCTAACTACGAGCAGCTTATTGAG GTTgcatccaagaagaaaagtataGCAGATGAAGCTGGAGTTATGTTACAGGCAAAGTTGAGGCAGGTTGCTCCAACCACATAG
- the LOC122665791 gene encoding uncharacterized protein LOC122665791 translates to MTTTELFHISDMEQQQQPPPYPPKPRRSCALRWILIFLPIFILLLLIILILSFTVFKAKDPTTQVVSVTVDGVSPEVILPQFKVELNITLNLQILVHNPNHASFKHGPGTTVVYYNGTQVAVGDISPGTVPATGSETFANKLNLQADRFVSEISELISDLMAGEFEVETKSTVPGRVKFLGIFHKHVVSLSDCRIVIGISNLKVRSQECNNKIKF, encoded by the coding sequence ATGACGACGACGGAGCTCTTCCATATCTCCGACATGGAACAACAACAGCAACCACCACCATACCCACCCAAACCTCGCCGTAGTTGTGCTCTGAGGTGGATTCTAATCTTCCTCcccatcttcatcctcctcctcctcataatCCTCATTCTCTCATTCACCGTCTTCAAAGCCAAAGACCCAACAACCCAAGTCGTTTCAGTCACCGTCGACGGCGTTTCACCGGAAGTCATACTTCCCCAATTCAAGGTCGAGCTTAATATAACACTCAACCTCCAGATCCTCGTCCACAACCCCAATCATGCAAGCTTCAAACACGGCCCCGGCACCACCGTCGTATACTACAACGGCACTCAGGTTGCTGTGGGGGATATCTCTCCTGGAACCGTCCCTGCAACTGGATCCGAAACTTTTGCTAACAAGTTGAATCTTCAGGCTGACCGGTTCGTATCTGAAATTTCTGAATTGATTAGCGATTTGATGGCAGGAGAATTTGAGGTTGAGACCAAGTCTACTGTCCCTGGACGGGTAAAGTTTCTCGGGATTTTTCACAAACACGTTGTTAGTCTTTCGGATTGCCGGATTGTGATTGGTATTTCCAATCTCAAGGTTCGGAGCCAGGAGTGCAATAACAAGATCAAATTTTAA